Genomic window (Aethina tumida isolate Nest 87 chromosome 4, icAetTumi1.1, whole genome shotgun sequence):
taaacaaagttgtcaactcaaattaattttcagccTGATGAAAAGATACAAAATACCTCACCAAATGACCTACAACAATTGGTGCCCTTGAAGGGCATTGAGTGGGAAAAATTGTTTGAGTTATTGACTGGAGAAAGTGTGCACAAACTTATTCGAGTGGAAAACTTCGAGTATATACAACACgttgcaaataaattaagtaaatttgatgAGGAGTAATAGTTTCGtacaattaaaagtaaatttaataaaacacgaTTTTTTCCAGACATCTAAAAGTCATGCTGGCTTTGCTGCATGGACTTTCCTTCTATCAGAACACGGTTAGAGAGGAAGGTAATGAAGGAAGGGAACTGTTCTGTGTGGATCTTATGAAACAATTGATGCCTGATATAACCAACTTCTTATACAAAAACGACACTGAaatgaaattagaaaattggaggaaagaatattataacgaaataaaaaccaatatCACAAAGTATAAGAAGGCTTTAGCTGTCGATAAAATAGAACTAATAGTGGAAGATGAAGAGGATTTAGATGAATTTAAGGATAAACTTGATAAGTCGTACGCGAACGTAgactttgataattatcaagatGGCTTGTATAAACTGTTGAAGCATTacagaaaatcaatttataaacttagttTATCAGCAAGGGAAAACACACATGTGTAAGTAGGGATAATTTTTGACCTAGAGTAAActataatgatatatttttatcagttttaggtattttataGATTCGTACGAAAAATATCCTCGATCTTTGCCTGATAGTATGTCAGTTGGTAAGTGACATATTGCTTTAAAGaccaattgaattaattaacttttttagcATTGCCTTTTGGAATGTTTCACACTTTTTCTCGTGATCTGCCCTACAATATGTATAACAGTAAAGTTGGAATGAGAATTGTGAAAGAACTATTAAAGCATGTTGATGACAAACTTCTGAAGCCTTCACACGACGACCAATTTTTGGCCGTCtttcaatttgaaaatgtttatatatctGATGGTGTACGTCATTCTGATAAAAAGCGTTTTGAAacgttaaattatgttttgttttaggtGAAAGATATGTTGGCCAAGTTATCAGAAAAGTATCGGTATGTCCAGCTTAATGCTTTCGACATAATTTATCCTACTACAACTTGTACCAAAACTTTACCCTTCCTATCTGAATGTAATGGTAATGAAGTATTACTCATATCTGCACTTCAAGGTAAGGTCACTAAGTACTTAccctttcaattttttgatgaTACATCTGTTTTTGTAGAATACTGCACAAAAGAGGTAGATGACATCTTGAACTTATTCCAATTCAATATTGATGAACCACTACCAGCTGAAGTAACTGTTAATTACCTTTACCAAAACTTTGTCAGAGacaaacacataaatttttcatgttttaaataagataattattattatctattttattaaaataaaaataatgagaaaacaataagaaatatagtattattgtaaaacaatCTCTAGGACTGTTTTTGTTAGTTACTTTAGAAATCAATCTGCCATAAATCAACCATTGGAGAGGTTTCATTCCATGAAATTCACAAAAAAGTTGAACAAATGGATTTCACATTAATAAAGTGGAGATTAACAAAGGCTTCtgacaattaacaattttgtctTTGCACACCACACAAATAAGCTTATTATTGATCACACTGTTATTACgacaaaaaatgttgattGTTGACCACAATTCTTGTCATTTTGAACAATGGGTTGAAGCTGGTAAACTTGGTGAAGCTGTACTAATAATAAGTCTTAAACCAAGAAAGATTTTAATGACTTTAtagtagaattttatttattgactcACTACCAAGGGGCCAAACAATCAATGGAATTGTCTGCTGCCAGCAAATTAATCAAGTTCCTGAAAAACTAACCCAAAGATGatcttcttttaattttttggtgatgcatttaattaaactaaaaacaatgAGAATACAGCCAAAAATATAGTACTATTGTAAAACAGCCCCTAGGACTATTTAGTTACTTACTGTATCAATATTCAGGGGAGAATCCTGCACCGTTATGGCAAGACATTAAGCCGACAAGTGTTGAGATTAGAACGTGGTAACGGTAAGTGATTAATAGCGGTTACTCCATATAAATACGGCATCCACCCCAGTTAATTAATATCGCATCACTCTGGCGGCTTGTTACCATCGATATCTGTATATTGCTATGTTTGCCAaatgaattattcataaaGAAGGCGCGCCGTTGCGAATTTAAATCTCAAGATGTGTTCGCCAGATACAACCTACCCCCTACCCCCTGACTTTAAAACGCCACAGCGCCACTACACGAACTAAGCAAATAACTCGTTCCACTTCAACGACGTGCATGTCATTAAGATCCCTTTATTCGGGAAACACAcatttccaataaataaaaagtgcggggaatttttacttaaatcaaTTACAGGACAAACTGTCTCGGTTAAGTGCGGTCATCcccaatatataaaactataaatcgTTTAGTGCAGTCCGTTGAATGGTCGAAGGAAGTTCTGCCTACATTTACGCCAGGACCAGATTTTCCCCcggtattattaaattatcccgCCCGAATATTATTTCCTAACTGTGTCCTTTGAATGGTTAACGTCGGCGTCGGTTTTAAATTGTCCATTGCGGGGAAACGGTTACATTAAAACCGCCAAAAAACCGTCCTAAAAACGAACGAAGAAAACAAAGACTGTAATGTCGGAATCCGATCCTGCTCTAGGGGGGCGGCATATTTATGAACTACTACTATAAGGGGGCTTCGGAACGACGTTGTGGACCCAAAAGACGGCAATACGGATTGACCGACAATATACATATCGAACACATGtcagtgaaataaataatgccaATATAGGCCGTATGGGTGCCAGCCAAGCAACTTCCTCGAAGCACGTTCCGCACCCCACGGTCTCACCCCATTCCAGGTGATTTCTGTCGCGATTATAAAgtcatttatttctttttggtTTGGGTTTCTGATGCAGGAAGTTTCACTTTTGATGGTTTATGATGGTTTAAATTGGGAGAAAAGTTGTGGGTTGTTCATGGATGGATTGAAGAGTCACCAACATGTTCTTGAACATTGCACgacatatttaacattttttatttacaaattctgaAAGTTTTCTTATGCTTTTTCTATGCTATTTGTTTTCTGCATTTTTGGGTTATTTGTGcatttaattacaacaattcGTGTAATCAGTTGAAAAATTAGCTTTAAGCAACATAAGCTAAGTAGCACAGTTTTGATATAGAAGGTTTAAAAGTGGGTATGAGGACAATGAAGAAGAACAACGTCAAGGTCGgccataaacataaattttggtcataaacataaaatttggtcataaacataaaatttggtcataaccataaattttgaccataaacataaaatatggacaTAACCATAAACTTCGgtcataaacttaaattttggtCATAACCATAAATTTCGGGCataaccataaattaaaatgattataaccACAAATTTTggtcataaacataaattttagtcacacacataaaatttggtcataaacataaattttggtcacaaacataaattttggtCATAACCGTAAATTTCGGTCataaccataaattaaaaatggtcataaacataaatttaggtcataaccataaattaaaaatggtcataaacataaatttcggTCATAACCATAAATTTAGGTCATAAACGTTGAACTAATCCTTTCTGTCAGAATGTctaatgatattatttttattagttcttTAAGGTAAacccataaaataattaaagtgcaATCTTGAAGATCGCATGATGCTTTTGAGAGTCAAAtgaagcttcaaaatgttttatctTCATCACCATATGATTAGGGTATTGTGACTGTTACTTATCCTTGACATTGTTcagtattttacataataaacgcCTTAACTGTGAATAAGAGTTCAATTGTGAGGTTAGTACTTGCTTCAGTTCCaagaagaatatttttctcGTGACATGAATTTGCTTCTTCCAATACCTAATAGATTACTTTACTTGACCTTGAACTAATCCTTCCTGTCTGATGTGTAAAAGTACTATTTTTATCAGTTGTTTAAggtaaatcttaaacaaagtaATCAATCCCAgttgaatttcaaattttcttattggcaatggtttaatttttcaagagTGAGCTTTGTAAGGTTATAACAATGAATTAAGTCGTCGAGAGTTGAGATTAGAACGTCGTAATGgttctttcatatttcaaaactttGTAGTTTCAATGATTTGTAGATAGGGGAGTCATCAACACATTTTTAGCTTCAGAATGTTAAATGGTTCTACTCCAATTACCATATGGTTcaggtattttttatgttatttatcttCATTATTGTCCAGTTTTCTACGTAATAATCAGTTTAAAGTCTGAAGAGGAGTTAAAAACTGAGGTGTCTTTCTTGTAGAACGAATTTGCTTAATACTTCTTCTGGTGCTTCACCTTTAGCAAATCGTTTCTGTCTGATACAGTTCTTTAAGGTAAATCCATAAAGGATTCAAAGTTGTTAtagtttgaattatattttttaatgatgaaaTCTTGAAGATATACCAATTGAATTCCAAGTTTTGTTAATGATTATTTGGTTAGTTTCTTTGTTAATACTTAAGAGTAAATCCTGCAGGTTTATGGCAAAAATGTGGTAAGTGATTAAATAGCATAAAAATACTGTTGTTTCCTTTgcttcacatttttaaacattgtagTTTCACTTTTGAACATTGTGCCAGTAAACTGGTGGCAAAATTGTGGCTCGTATGGATGATGTATAGACAGAGGAGTCATCAACACGTTCTTGGTCATTTTACAACCATTGGACACACACAAAAATGAAACGCAAACATTTACAAACGGGGGTGGCCGGCATAAATAAAACCGTGCGTCCGCCAATCTAATTAAAAGGCGCATTATCTGGTGACGCGCAGAGAAAATAGTGGCGGGCTGTGCAAATGCCATAAATAGTCCGTCATAATCTTGAATTGAAATTCCGGTCGGCCGGCCGCTGCGTTAGGTGGGGGGTGGGAGTAGGGTGGCGTCCGTTCAAACATGACGGGTGGCGAAACGGCCATCGGATCTCGCCGTCATCGCATTACCATGTGCAAATATGCTCGACGATCGCGCGTAGCCATCTGGCGGCCGGCCTCAAACGCCGAGCAAACACATTTAGCATCCGAGAGAGATTTTTGCATTAATACGACCATCGCCACCACATACAATGTCAATTTATGCATATTAATGAGGACCGTGCCGGCTCTCTCGAAACGGCTTCGGATGCGACCTCTTATCGGTCGCCCGCAAACCTCCCGCACCCCCCGATTAATATGTAACCAGTATAAACGCGTATTTACGACTCGTGCCACCGTTTACGGAAGCTGCATCGGCGATGCACGACGCCCCACACCGAACGGAAGACGTGAAAGGAGAAACGGGGCCAACTGGAAAaaggaattatttaaatggacGACCGCAGAAGGAACGAACGGCCGAccttttatagatttataaaatatgctgCGTCCGCTGTTCCGATCCTATCGGGCCGCCTTTGCCGCCGTTTCGCCTCTCCTTTTTACGCACACACGCACCGATATCCGATcgaattgttattgttatcgGGGTGGCTAAAATGTGCGGGTATGTTTTGGAAATTTTCCTCCCGGAAAAAGGTTCGAATTAAGGTTGGCGTTAACAAGCTCGTCGCAGGAATTGACGTCGAACGTGGCCGTGTCAAGTGCGTGCACCCCGTCCTGATTAATGAGGTCGCGGTCTGATACGACGTCTGATTTAGCTGAATCAGGAGAGCGCCCGGCGCGTCGCGGTCGTACGCCCCGCGCTGCACCTTCTGACAAACGACCCCACATGTTTCAATTAACGACATGATGATCCATGTCCTGGAATTTTCGAACCTCTCTGTACTAAAGTTAAGTTTTTCACTATAGGCAACTCTGAACTCTTCTAATGACTGACTAACTAATGGTGTACTtgtaaactgtttaaattattggttGGGGGAAAACTATACTATActatactttaataattaacatattataaataaattaaagaaatttgatgaatggtaattatttcatatatttagaCGTAAACTTGTTCAAATATTAGTTTTCATCCTGCTGGCGTTGTTGCCAGTTAATAAAGAGAGATAATTGTTttgtatgaattttataatgccTGATTATTAATGGAAATGACACTGAAATGTGAAGTTTAGTAAGTAatattgaaaagtttaaaaacacTTTAGTTCTTGAtgatttaatactaataataaggAATGAAGAAGATTTGGGTCAATTAAAGGATGAACTTGTTAAATCTTACGCGAACGTGgacaaatttgatgattatctATAAATTGCTGAAACACtattgaaaatcaatttttaaacgtGGTTTATCAGAAAATAATGGAAACACATAAAtggatataatttttgaaatattgtctTTGGGAATATACCACATATTTTCAGAAATGTAAACATTCCTAATGTCATTCTTGCATGGactataatttatatctaaataGGTTCTGGAGAAaggtaataaacattttgaagtaGCCTTGAAATGGTGACAATGGATAAacatttctttcatttttgaatatcaaaacaattcaatatatatatatatatatatatatatatatatatatatatatatatatatatatatatatatattgaaattgtaataatatattaacttttaaatatcaattcaagatttttggcttttgacTCTTCCGATGGCTTCCAGTAATGTACATTAGAATTGCTTTACAAAAATTGCCAAAATTTGTAGACAATTTAACATTCGAAGAATTTGATTAGGCTTTCGAATATCGAAACAAGatttttttgcttttgttatatattggagattcttttaaaaattacctaaactTGTGGAGAATTCAACATTCCATTTGATTAGGCACAAAAAGAGGAAAACTTCCTTTAAAACATTGTGGAGTAGCcgtgaaattgtaaaaatagattaaCATTTCCTTCACTTTTGAATTGTACATTAGAGTTGCTTTCACTTTTGAATATCACGAGATTTTTTAACCTTTGGTTCTTTCGAAGACTTAGAAGATATAAGAATAAGAAGACTAGAATTATATATTGCAACTGCTTTACAAAAATTGCTAACACTTACAAAGAATTTAACATTCGAATAATCTGATTAAGgctaataagaaaaaatgtttcttttaaaatattgtggcGTGGCcttgaaattgtaaatatagatTAACATCGCTTTCACTTTTGAATCATATCAAGATTTTTGGATTTTGGCTCCTTCGATGGTTTCCAATTATGTACGTTGGAGTTGCTTTCCAAAAATTGCCAAAATTTGTAGACAATTTAACATTCCAAGAATTTGATTAGGTCTAAAAGGAAGAAAACTTTCTTTAAAACATTGTGGAGTAGGcatgaaatagtaaaaatagatCAACATTGCTTTCACTTTTGAatatcacaatatttttaaacctttGGTTCTTCCGAAgacttttagaattatttattggaaCTGCGTTACAAAAATTGCGAACAATTACAAAGAATTTAACATTCGAAGAATCTGATTAAGGTTAATAAGAAGAAAAGTTTCCTTTAAAACATTGTGGCGAGGCcttgaaattgtaaatatagatCAACATCGATTTCACTTTTGAATATCATAACAAGATATTTGGATTTTGGCTCCTTCGATGGCTTCCAATTATGTATGTTGAAGTTGCTTTCCAAAAATTGccaaaatttgtaaacaatttaacaTTCGAAGAATTTGATTAGGCTTTCGAATATCAAAACAAGATTTTTTGGCTTTTGGCTCTTCCGATAGCTTCCAGTGTTATATGttggagttttttttttttaaaattacctaaaCTTCAACATTcaaagtatataatttaaatttactctaTGAGTAAAAGTTGTTACGATGTTTCaccacaattttttaacagtcTCGGAAACAACTAgtaccaaattaaaaaaacaaaactaataaacgAGACCCTGCTCAATTTGAAGTCATTGTAACTAAGAATGGTCTAATGGTTGTATTATCGGAGGGGCCACCAGAACAAAAATCGAACCATCAATGGCGAAGGGAAATTATCTCGTCGATAATGACGGGCTGCGGCCTGCGGTTACTAATGACAGTATTGTCGGCGTCCCGTGGGACCCGTCAGGCCCCGGCACGGCGGAAAAATCCAAACTATGAAAACGTTGCCAGCTCGTTTAATTACTTTTCCATCCACTTTGCCAAGAAAACCGTTACGGAGACAACAACAGTCCGATCCGGTGAGTGGAAAACGTGCCCGACATGATGTTAATGCGGTGCCGGCGGATGCCTCCCCATTAATTCGGCCcggtaatatttcaattacagCTCGCTTCACGAGATGACACCGCCGCAAAAGGCCCGCCATCCGACCAACCACTTCGCCCTGTTTTAATTATGAGCGGCGGCGAAACGATGGCGGTAGGCCATGTaagttattactaataaattttgctaGTGTAATTGTGGCGTTCCGCTCCGATGTACCGTGATTTATTGCGGCCCTGATACCACTATGCGTATTAATTACGTCCGAATGGGTATTTTCCTCTTTTTCCCTCGCCCCTCGTATCTGATATGTGGAAAACATGATGGAACCGGTGTAACCTACGCAATGGTTTTTGTTGGATTTCGTTTTGTACTCGAATATGAGTTTGTTGAAGGGGTGTATCCTTTACGGATTTCCTCTTAAAATTTCATGATATTTTACTcattgaaaaagaaatttcTACAACTGGAATGACAGATGTCACTTTctctttttttgtttgtaccaatataatatattgacgCTTCAGACATTAATGCACCTCTTCCAGTGAACCAAATGGCACGAAACTTTGACTAAAAATAGCTAAAAGATGTCAACGCAATTATTAAAGAGTGGTACCAGCAAAGGTCCTGTTCATTTTAGAAAGAACCTTGAAGGTATAATATTGGAATTCACCGGAGGAGccaaaatccaaaaaatcttattttggGAGTCAAAATTGAAGACAAtgttgattttgttttataattctaaGGCAAATTTCACACAGTTCTAAAGGAAGCTTTTCTCTTTTTTGGTCTTAATCAGATGTTTCGAAAGTTGAATTCTGTGCTAGGTTTGGTCATATTCGTAccgatgaaataaatatactgaTACCTCTTCCAGTGAACCAAATCGTATGAAACTTTGACTAGGAATAGTTTAAAGATATCAACGCAATTATTAAAGAGTGATACCAGCAAAGGTCCTGTTCATTTTAGAAGGAATTTTGAAGGTATAATATTGGAATTCACCAGAAGAGccaaaatccaaaaaatctcgTTTTGGGAGTCAAAATTAAAGACAGTGTTGATTTGGTTTTAGCTTCTCTATTTTTGGTCTTAATCAGATTCTTCGAATGTTGAATTCTGaactaattttagtaatatttgtaTCGATGGAATAAACATACTGACACATCGGATTCAAGAGCTCCTCTTCCAGTGGAGCATGCagcataaaattgaattgatgaTGAAATAGTTAAAGGACACAATTGTTACATGGTAGCACCACCAAAGGTactgttcattttaaatacctTGAACTCACCAGAAGAACCAAAATCCGTTTTGATATTCAAAAGTGGTTCAAAGGTCCAAAATATTGTAAAGGCTTCTACTTTTTAGCGTTaatcttaaaatgttaaattccgTTAATTCAAACTCAACAAAAAAAAGCCCATTCCAAAACTCCTGTTCACCTTGGAACGTACTTTATtacgtataatattttagtagacCGGATTTAAACGTTAGCAGGGGGTGGAGCGACGACGTGAAATAGGAGCAGTTTTAAATCCGAGCTCATTTAGTCTCGATTGCTTAATAATTTGTCTATTTAGAGTGATTCGGCACATCCCCCCTGTTGTACCGGGATACATATTCATCCACCCCTATTCGCACTACATGCTTATCGGTCCCCCTCGTTCCTTATCCCAGTCACATTACGACGAGAACACCGGCGTGTGTTTTATATACGCTATAtcggaattttaaattgagacgttccgattaaataaaaaaaaggaaaaggaaaatattttcgGCGTTGACCTAAAAAATCCGTCCTAGATTAATTCTATTTTCCTGTTTGTCGCCCTCCTAATACCGTGAACGAGGCGGCAATATACGTAATCGCCGGAACGCAGACGTTAATATAAAGCTATTACTATTCTATTGCCCGCCTCGTTCCACTAAGCTTTCGGGTTTTTAAATACTCCCGCTCCGCCTAAGACGTATCTCATAATTTTCCAGATTTCCCGGAATGACAgggcaaaattaaaaagttattccGGACTAAGGATTAGACTGTCGtttgaatatatttgttgGGGGGACGAGCTGAATTTATTGTtcctgttaattttaattttctacgtCGTGAAAGAAGTGACAAATCAACTGTggcgataaataaataatttataagcgGTTCACTGTCGACCGGCTGTATTGTCAGTTGCCGAGATCCGAACAAACAatcctttttatatatatatcatcCTGGAATTGCAGAAGGGTCAAAAACGGGTCTAGTTGTTCCGGAATGGAAGACAATAAGTTAACATCGACAGTCGGGTTGAGTTAGTGCGACGCACCCCGTTTATCTGTTatcttgtttgtttgttttgtagAGTCCTCACTCGGTGCTTTTATAGGGCCTATCTGGGCCGCTGATCGCTACTACCAGAAACTGCATGCCTGTATCATTGGATCGCGACTTATGTCTTCCTTACACCATTCGCCAGACTTTATGCGGGCAATTCacgaacttttttattattgaatgggTTTTCCTGGGGAGCTGGGCatcgttatttaaatttcttcgtCGGGAAGTCAATAGGGCACGTGGAAATTGTCCTTTAAATTCTGATTTTACGACGCCGGTTGTTTCGCAGGTCGTCATATCAATTTTGCATTCGGCCCCATTCGTTGGTGCATCCAGCCCATTTGGGATACTGCCTAAATTGGTGTTTCAGGCTGAAATGGTTTCTGAAGACGGGAAGATCaaaaaactatgtaatttcttcctttcattttaatatatttaaatcattgcATCTTGAAAGCTTTTAATGGTCCTTTTgactatgttatttattatttcctacgttgtttataatttgttgggtaaaaattagattttggtTTCTATGATTTGAGAAAGGCAATGAACACAATGAAGGTCGTCATGAAACCTGTacaaaagaagaaattaagcaatatctCATGTAAAATACTCAAAGAACATGTTTGGAAACAAACTGCTCATTAAACAGATGAATTAACTGTTTAGAAAGAGACTTCATGCaatgaattttatcaaaaagttgATGATTGATTTGATTGACGAAAAATAAGTTGATTACGATACTTCTGAGAGGTTTGAACAATGAGTTGAAGCTGATGCTTAAAAGAAGTTTTATCAATACAACTGTTTTTTAGATAATAGAAGAGGATTTCTGATTCTTTATGGCAAGGTAAGACCACATGTTGTATTAGAGACACAAAGGGAGCTTCAGAGTGATAAATGGGAAGTTCTACCTTAATACATCTATacctttaaataaacaaatatacacatttaataaaaatgtgaatttatattatcttgtcaaaattaattagtattatacaGTAAAAACCTTCTTATTTTCAATTCCAATGCTTCCTGTGCCTCCTGAGCTTCTTGAGCCAATAAAAAAGGATTTTTGCTTCTTCATGTTAAGACAAGACCACATGTTGTATTAAAGACACAAGGGAAGCTTCAGAGTGATAAATGAGAAGTTCTACCTCATTCACCATATAgtccaaatatttttccatGCCTCTCCATGAATGGTTTTATGATGAAGAAGAGTACAAAATTGAggattatattttcttcagcTCCATAAACTcagaatttttttctcttgtcaaaaaattaattatatttcttatttctttaaatacatGGGATGTTctatatttacaaatgtttaaatttacactatcttgctaaaaataataa
Coding sequences:
- the LOC109607709 gene encoding uncharacterized protein LOC109607709 — translated: MEPYEDPEKNFYKYVCGGQEVNPPPPYNDLMLLKYINSNNPNFKAYKSFYNLCSKYEDYPDHIDRLEFVLKLVNKSQDLTEMLAELILTQSFPLFDVRLSYKGKNDYILKITKNGAGLRSTIANWDVQEACSKNCVRVQKVMYQDIIIDHDRISGYIEECRKKCVGAELQKFLKDINGTLTFDQNVIDRILEFMTDVMEEKPDEKIQNTSPNDLQQLVPLKGIEWEKLFELLTGESVHKLIRVENFEYIQHVANKLSKFDEEHLKVMLALLHGLSFYQNTVREEGNEGRELFCVDLMKQLMPDITNFLYKNDTEMKLENWRKEYYNEIKTNITKYKKALAVDKIELIVEDEEDLDEFKDKLDKSYANVDFDNYQDGLYKLLKHYRKSIYKLSLSARENTHVFRYFIDSYEKYPRSLPDSMSVALPFGMFHTFSRDLPYNMYNSKVGMRIVKELLKHVDDKLLKPSHDDQFLAVFQFENVYISDGVKDMLAKLSEKYRYVQLNAFDIIYPTTTCTKTLPFLSECNGNEVLLISALQEYCTKEVDDILNLFQFNIDEPLPAEVTVNYLYQNFVRDKHINFSFEKLALSNIS